A window of the Microbulbifer aggregans genome harbors these coding sequences:
- a CDS encoding antibiotic biosynthesis monooxygenase family protein yields the protein MLEAATLDVKPSEEEAFENAFTQAQQIISGMVGYISHELHRCLEKPSRYLLLVRWERLEDHTMGFRESPEYQRWRELLHHFYEPFPTVEHYSGIFP from the coding sequence ATGCTGGAAGCCGCTACGCTCGACGTTAAGCCTTCAGAGGAAGAGGCTTTCGAAAATGCCTTTACGCAGGCGCAACAGATCATCAGCGGGATGGTTGGTTATATTTCCCATGAGCTGCATCGGTGCCTCGAGAAACCAAGCCGGTATCTCTTGTTGGTGCGCTGGGAAAGACTGGAAGATCACACCATGGGTTTCAGGGAATCACCTGAATATCAGCGCTGGAGAGAGCTCCTGCACCACTTTTACGAGCCATTCCCGACAGTGGAGCATTACTCCGGCATTTTTCCCTGA
- a CDS encoding acetyl-CoA hydrolase/transferase C-terminal domain-containing protein, producing the protein MEKGRDPQQPQRFDCAEACVDAVIEAIGKKIVLGLPLGIGKANHFANALYARAAEDPSISLTIFTALTLERPKGNSEIERRFIQPLLDRLYSEYIDLAYTPARHKRMLPDNIEICEFFLLTGAYLNNPAVQQDYVSSNYTHVPRDLMDRGVNVIAQMVSPDPNGDRYSLSSNPDLTLPLLRMAQQRGDHRLVFVGECNPQLPYMPGDSELECEAFDFLLEGEPFDAPLFAAPSPPVGFTEYALAFHISSLIKDGGTLQVGIGALGDAICHVLGLRQVYNATYTETLRDLTCDDSLQFRHRLPLQVERFEQGLYGASEMVPPGFLHLRRMDILKREVYPDAVLQRLLDDGVITPSATEDILLALQRSGRISSPLTPEDTEFLQRLGVIDPSYSWRGHRLLSPDGEEEECDLHSESGRRRLLGSCANQKLKGGTWLHGGFYLGPASMYRELREMPAEELAGINMTAIDYINDLLEHRALKVAQRREARFVNSAMMVTLNGSVISDGLANGQVVSGVGGQYNFVAQAHELDDGRSIIAVPSTRFSNGETKSNIVWEFPHTTIPRHLRDIVVTEYGVADLRGKKDRDVMVAMLGICDSRFQGALLEKAKSAGKIEKDYDIPLEFTANTPERIRAAFNDPQRLALLPHYPLGTDFTDEEALLAVALKQLKVQSRKWWKMLPLIISGRAAHRDRSENAAYIHRCLERMGFEGTDTYEHRLEGYAVAAALKNYVDLRRPLRGNQGKMPE; encoded by the coding sequence ATGGAGAAGGGCAGGGATCCGCAGCAGCCTCAGCGCTTCGACTGCGCTGAGGCCTGTGTAGATGCAGTCATCGAGGCCATCGGCAAAAAGATTGTCCTGGGCCTACCTCTGGGGATTGGAAAGGCCAACCATTTTGCCAATGCCCTCTACGCCCGGGCAGCGGAGGACCCCTCTATTTCCCTTACCATTTTCACCGCCCTCACCCTGGAGCGCCCCAAGGGAAATAGCGAGATCGAGCGGCGATTTATCCAGCCATTGCTGGATCGGCTTTACAGCGAATATATCGATCTCGCCTACACACCGGCCAGGCATAAGCGGATGCTGCCGGATAATATCGAAATCTGTGAATTCTTCCTGCTGACCGGCGCTTACCTGAACAATCCGGCGGTACAGCAGGACTATGTCAGTTCCAACTATACCCATGTACCGCGGGATCTGATGGACCGCGGTGTCAATGTGATTGCACAAATGGTGTCGCCCGACCCCAATGGAGATCGCTATAGCCTCAGTAGCAACCCAGATCTCACATTACCCCTGTTGCGCATGGCTCAGCAGCGTGGTGATCACCGTCTTGTTTTCGTCGGCGAGTGCAACCCTCAGCTGCCCTATATGCCGGGTGACTCGGAATTGGAGTGCGAGGCGTTTGACTTCCTGTTGGAGGGGGAACCATTCGATGCCCCGTTATTTGCAGCTCCTTCGCCTCCGGTGGGCTTTACGGAATACGCGCTCGCATTCCATATCTCAAGCCTGATCAAAGATGGCGGCACCCTGCAGGTGGGGATTGGTGCTCTTGGGGACGCCATCTGTCATGTGCTCGGACTTCGGCAGGTCTACAACGCTACCTATACGGAGACACTCAGGGATCTGACCTGCGACGATTCGCTGCAGTTTCGACATCGTCTGCCTCTGCAAGTGGAACGGTTCGAGCAGGGCCTATACGGTGCGAGCGAGATGGTACCGCCGGGCTTTTTACACCTTCGGCGTATGGACATCCTGAAAAGGGAAGTCTATCCGGACGCCGTGTTACAACGGCTTCTGGACGATGGGGTGATCACTCCAAGTGCGACAGAGGACATTCTCCTTGCTTTGCAACGATCTGGCCGGATCAGCAGTCCACTGACTCCAGAGGACACCGAATTTCTACAGCGGCTTGGCGTTATCGATCCCAGCTACAGCTGGAGAGGACATCGCTTGCTGAGCCCGGATGGAGAGGAGGAGGAGTGCGACCTGCACAGTGAGAGCGGACGCCGGCGCTTGCTCGGTAGCTGCGCAAACCAGAAGCTCAAAGGGGGAACCTGGTTACACGGGGGCTTTTATCTTGGCCCCGCTTCGATGTACCGGGAGCTGAGGGAGATGCCGGCCGAAGAACTGGCAGGTATCAACATGACCGCCATCGATTACATCAACGACCTGCTGGAGCATCGGGCGCTCAAGGTGGCGCAGCGCCGGGAGGCCCGCTTCGTGAATTCGGCCATGATGGTTACTCTCAACGGTTCCGTGATATCCGACGGTCTGGCCAATGGCCAGGTGGTGAGTGGGGTCGGAGGGCAGTACAACTTTGTCGCTCAGGCCCATGAGCTGGATGATGGTCGCTCTATTATCGCAGTGCCCAGTACGCGGTTCAGCAACGGCGAAACCAAGAGTAATATCGTCTGGGAATTCCCCCACACTACCATCCCCCGTCACCTTCGCGACATCGTTGTTACTGAGTATGGCGTAGCTGACCTTCGTGGCAAGAAGGACCGGGACGTAATGGTGGCAATGCTGGGTATCTGTGACTCGCGTTTCCAGGGCGCATTACTGGAGAAAGCCAAGTCTGCTGGGAAGATAGAGAAAGACTACGATATTCCGCTGGAATTTACTGCCAACACGCCGGAGCGCATCCGCGCCGCATTTAATGATCCGCAGCGGCTCGCACTGTTGCCGCATTATCCGCTCGGAACCGACTTCACCGACGAGGAAGCCCTGCTGGCAGTCGCCTTGAAACAACTGAAAGTGCAGAGCCGCAAGTGGTGGAAGATGTTGCCCCTGATCATCAGCGGGCGCGCCGCCCATCGAGACCGGTCCGAAAATGCGGCCTATATCCATCGTTGCCTGGAGCGCATGGGCTTCGAGGGGACCGACACCTACGAGCACAGGCTGGAAGGTTACGCGGTGGCGGCTGCGCTGAAGAACTATGTTGATCTGCGGCGTCCACTGCGGGGCAATCAGGGAAAAATGCCGGAGTAA
- a CDS encoding acyl-CoA dehydrogenase, whose translation MSDLRKKWLTRPLLKLIKKVLPPISQTEREAMEAGEVWWDAQLLSGKPDWDQLLNMGPPELTEEEQAFIDGPVEKLCQMIDDWKISFEERCIPEQVWDFLKKERFFGIIIPKEYGGLGFSPTAHADIVTKISTRSTSVGVTVMVPNSLGPGELLMAHGTDEQKSYYLPRLADGREIPCFGLTGVEAGSDAASMTDTGVVCYGDYKGEKTLGMRVNWHKRYITLGPVATILGLAFKLYDPDHLVGDKEELGFTVALVPTDTEGVTIGQRHLPAMQAFQNGPNWGEDVFIPMDWIIGGQENVGRGWHMLMSALAAGRGISLPSLSTGGAKMAARMTGAYARVREQFSIPIGKFEGVQRRLAEIASIAYVLDSAHKTTTCALDHGHKPAVVSAIMKAHATYGLRDAINDAMDIHAGKAIMDGPLNYLGNVYRAVPVAITVEGANILTRSLMIFGQGAIRCHPYLLDEMMAAENPDTEAGVAELDKLLPKHMWFQIKTLLRGIFHGWTVGIFASSPKGVGYAAKYYRQLNRYSAILTLATEISLMSLGGELKRKELISARLGDVLSQLYLLSCTLKRFKDDGSPKEDRPLLEFAMRAGLHKIEQSLLEVYQNFPHRFLGHLMHFLTMPWGHSIHSASDRQAQVCAELLMAPSETRDRLTKGVFLGNPGDGVDIVEQAFQLVCANEEARDKLKKAGIRMLNQDTIKEAREKNLITDEEADKLREVADAVYMAIQVDHFDDLSK comes from the coding sequence ATGAGCGACCTGCGTAAGAAGTGGTTGACCCGTCCCCTGTTAAAATTGATCAAGAAGGTTTTGCCGCCGATCTCCCAGACCGAGAGGGAGGCCATGGAGGCTGGTGAAGTCTGGTGGGATGCGCAATTACTGTCCGGTAAGCCCGACTGGGATCAGCTCCTCAACATGGGGCCACCAGAGCTGACAGAGGAGGAGCAGGCCTTTATCGACGGCCCGGTCGAGAAACTGTGCCAGATGATCGATGACTGGAAGATCAGCTTCGAAGAGCGCTGTATTCCCGAGCAAGTGTGGGACTTCCTCAAAAAGGAGCGCTTTTTCGGCATCATCATTCCCAAAGAGTATGGCGGACTGGGGTTCTCTCCGACCGCACATGCCGACATCGTTACCAAGATTTCCACGCGCAGCACCAGTGTCGGCGTAACCGTGATGGTGCCCAACTCGCTGGGCCCGGGCGAGCTGTTAATGGCCCACGGCACTGACGAACAGAAGTCCTATTACCTGCCGAGACTCGCAGATGGCCGTGAGATCCCCTGTTTTGGCCTGACTGGTGTCGAGGCCGGTTCTGATGCAGCTTCCATGACCGATACCGGAGTCGTCTGTTATGGCGACTATAAGGGGGAGAAGACCCTCGGCATGCGGGTGAACTGGCACAAGCGCTACATCACCCTGGGTCCCGTCGCGACCATCCTTGGACTCGCCTTCAAGCTCTACGATCCGGATCATCTCGTGGGGGACAAAGAGGAGCTGGGATTTACCGTAGCCCTCGTCCCCACGGACACCGAAGGTGTCACCATTGGCCAGCGCCACCTTCCAGCCATGCAGGCGTTCCAGAACGGTCCCAACTGGGGGGAAGACGTCTTTATCCCCATGGACTGGATTATCGGCGGCCAGGAAAACGTGGGCCGCGGCTGGCACATGCTGATGAGCGCCCTCGCTGCGGGGCGGGGCATTTCCCTGCCATCCCTCTCCACCGGTGGCGCCAAGATGGCTGCCCGCATGACCGGTGCCTATGCCAGGGTGAGGGAGCAATTCAGCATTCCTATCGGCAAATTCGAAGGTGTCCAGCGGCGATTGGCCGAAATCGCGAGTATTGCCTATGTACTCGACAGTGCGCATAAAACCACGACCTGCGCCCTGGATCATGGACACAAGCCGGCAGTGGTCTCCGCCATCATGAAAGCCCACGCGACCTACGGCCTCCGTGACGCCATCAACGACGCCATGGATATCCATGCTGGTAAAGCGATCATGGATGGCCCCCTGAACTACCTGGGCAACGTTTACCGTGCTGTGCCTGTTGCGATCACGGTGGAGGGTGCCAACATCCTCACTCGTAGCTTGATGATCTTCGGGCAGGGCGCGATCCGTTGTCATCCCTATCTGCTGGATGAAATGATGGCGGCCGAAAACCCGGATACCGAGGCAGGCGTGGCTGAGCTGGACAAGTTGCTGCCCAAGCATATGTGGTTCCAGATCAAGACCCTTCTCCGCGGTATTTTTCATGGCTGGACTGTCGGTATTTTCGCCAGCAGCCCGAAAGGGGTAGGGTATGCGGCCAAATACTATCGCCAGTTAAATCGCTACTCCGCTATTCTGACCCTGGCGACAGAGATTTCGCTTATGTCCCTGGGTGGCGAGCTGAAACGCAAGGAATTGATTTCTGCGCGACTGGGTGATGTCCTGAGCCAGCTTTACCTGTTGAGTTGTACACTGAAGCGCTTCAAGGACGATGGTTCACCGAAGGAAGACCGGCCCCTGCTGGAATTTGCCATGCGCGCCGGGCTTCACAAGATCGAGCAGAGCCTGCTCGAGGTCTATCAGAACTTCCCGCACCGTTTCCTCGGCCACCTGATGCACTTTCTCACCATGCCCTGGGGGCACAGCATCCATTCGGCATCGGACCGCCAGGCCCAGGTGTGTGCGGAGCTGCTGATGGCTCCCTCCGAGACCCGCGACCGCCTCACCAAGGGGGTTTTCCTGGGCAATCCGGGTGATGGTGTCGATATCGTTGAGCAGGCTTTCCAGTTGGTCTGTGCCAACGAAGAGGCCAGGGATAAGCTCAAGAAGGCAGGTATCCGCATGCTCAACCAGGACACCATCAAAGAAGCGCGAGAGAAAAACCTGATCACTGATGAGGAAGCGGATAAGCTGCGCGAGGTCGCTGATGCCGTCTATATGGCCATTCAGGTAGATCACTTCGATGATCTGAGCAAGTAG
- the rraA gene encoding ribonuclease E activity regulator RraA gives MISTPDLCDAHPEQVEVLEPMMVNFGGRERFGGQITTIKCFEDNSLVRNAVAEPGNGRVLVVDAGGSMRRACLGDMLAEKACANGWEGIVMYGCIRDVDEIGQLPIGVQALGSHPMKTEKKGIGERDIAVRFGGVTFTPGNYIYADNNGVIVSGKPLL, from the coding sequence ATGATCAGCACCCCGGATCTCTGTGATGCCCACCCCGAACAAGTAGAAGTGCTCGAGCCCATGATGGTTAACTTCGGCGGCCGTGAGCGCTTTGGAGGGCAAATCACCACCATCAAATGTTTTGAGGATAACTCGCTCGTCAGAAATGCGGTTGCAGAACCAGGTAACGGCAGAGTGCTGGTCGTGGATGCCGGTGGTTCGATGAGGCGCGCCTGTCTCGGTGACATGCTCGCCGAGAAGGCCTGTGCGAACGGCTGGGAAGGAATCGTCATGTACGGTTGCATCCGGGATGTCGACGAGATTGGACAGTTGCCAATCGGGGTTCAGGCGCTGGGATCTCACCCAATGAAGACGGAAAAAAAAGGAATTGGGGAGAGGGACATTGCCGTGCGTTTCGGTGGTGTGACTTTTACCCCGGGCAACTATATTTACGCCGACAACAATGGAGTCATCGTCTCGGGCAAGCCGCTTCTCTAA
- a CDS encoding L,D-transpeptidase family protein, producing the protein MQVSRLNFQQLYLAGLAFCLLVALAAPNAAANTRGINWFDEHAAANSSGSSQIHIDLSEQRAYFYKGGRLVGVSKVSSGKTGYQTSPGHFRVLSKHPNHRSTIYGSYVDRRTGRVVKADVNTRKDRRPPGTYYRGAKMNYYIRFNGGVGLHASGHVPNYPASHGCVRMPPHMAQKFYRYARVGTPVKVTW; encoded by the coding sequence ATGCAAGTATCCAGATTAAATTTCCAGCAACTCTATCTGGCCGGTTTGGCATTCTGTCTTCTCGTGGCGCTCGCGGCACCGAATGCTGCTGCCAATACACGGGGCATCAACTGGTTCGACGAGCACGCTGCCGCCAACTCCTCCGGCTCATCCCAGATTCACATCGACCTGAGCGAACAGCGGGCTTACTTCTACAAAGGCGGGCGCCTTGTTGGAGTTTCAAAAGTCTCTTCCGGTAAGACAGGCTATCAAACGAGCCCGGGCCACTTCCGGGTACTTTCGAAGCACCCCAATCATCGCTCCACCATTTACGGTAGTTATGTTGATAGACGGACTGGACGGGTCGTCAAAGCAGACGTCAATACCCGTAAGGACCGCCGTCCTCCCGGTACCTACTACCGAGGTGCCAAGATGAATTACTACATTCGTTTCAATGGCGGGGTAGGCCTGCATGCGTCCGGTCATGTGCCGAATTATCCCGCATCACATGGTTGCGTGCGTATGCCCCCACACATGGCACAGAAATTCTATCGCTATGCTCGTGTTGGCACTCCGGTAAAAGTGACTTGGTAA
- the ppsA gene encoding phosphoenolpyruvate synthase, with the protein MTNFTIEFAHLGMGDVDKVGGKNASLGEMISSLAGAGVHVPGGFATTAEAFRAFLTHEGLEQRIADRLQTLDVEDVTALAAAGQEIRQWILDTPFPDTLEDEIRTGYEALGGGQTAVAVRSSATAEDLPDASFAGQQETFLNIRGIESVLKAVKEVFASLYNDRAIAYRVHTGYAHAGVALSAGIQHMVRSETGAAGVMFTLDTESGFRDVVFITSSYGLGETVVQGAVNPDEFYLYKPALKAGRPAILRRNRGSKAIKMVYDSSGDCGRSVKTVPVPEEDRQRFSLTDAELTSLADQACKIEAHYGRPMDIEWAKDGDSGELFIVQARPETVRSRDQGTSLERFHLRERGEVLCEGRAIGQRIGAGKVRVLDSVEDMAAMQDGEVLVTDMTDPDWEPVLKKASAIVTNRGGRTCHAAIIARELGIPAVVGCGDATDKLESGTPVTVSCAEGDTGFVMAGELNFEREETEVSDMPELPFKIMLNVGNPDRAFAFSHLPNQGVGLARLEFILNRMIGIHPKALLELDSLPDDLQKSIRKRIGGYASADDFIVEKLVEGIATLAAAFAPNRVIVRLSDFKSNEYAHLLGGQLYEPSEENPMLGFRGAARYRSKDFRQCFALECKALKKVRDEMGLTNVEIMVPFVRTPEEAAEVIDLLAENGLRRGEAGLKVIMMCELPSNALLAEEFLQHFDGFSIGSNDLTQLTLGLDRDSGLVADLFDERNPAVKVLLSRAIQACRKAGKYVGICGQGPSDHKDFARWLMDEGIDSVSLNPDTAVDTWLFLANEEV; encoded by the coding sequence GTGACGAACTTCACAATCGAATTCGCTCACTTGGGCATGGGTGATGTCGACAAGGTCGGCGGCAAGAACGCATCACTGGGCGAGATGATTTCGTCACTGGCCGGTGCCGGCGTCCATGTTCCGGGTGGCTTCGCCACTACCGCGGAGGCGTTTCGCGCCTTCCTCACCCATGAGGGCCTGGAGCAGCGGATTGCGGACCGCCTGCAGACACTCGATGTAGAGGATGTTACCGCATTGGCCGCCGCCGGGCAGGAGATCCGGCAGTGGATTCTCGACACGCCGTTCCCCGACACCCTGGAAGATGAGATCCGTACTGGCTACGAGGCCCTGGGTGGCGGTCAGACCGCGGTGGCCGTGCGCTCCTCCGCCACCGCCGAGGACCTGCCGGATGCCTCATTCGCCGGTCAGCAGGAAACCTTCCTGAACATTCGTGGAATCGAGTCTGTCCTCAAGGCGGTAAAGGAGGTCTTCGCTTCCCTCTACAATGATCGCGCCATTGCCTACCGCGTTCATACCGGTTATGCACATGCCGGCGTGGCTCTCTCTGCCGGCATCCAACACATGGTACGCAGTGAGACAGGTGCGGCCGGTGTGATGTTCACCCTGGACACCGAAAGTGGCTTCCGCGACGTAGTCTTCATCACATCGTCTTACGGCCTCGGTGAAACTGTCGTGCAGGGTGCGGTGAATCCAGACGAATTTTACCTGTACAAGCCGGCACTGAAGGCGGGCCGACCCGCTATTCTGCGTCGCAACCGCGGTAGCAAGGCGATCAAAATGGTCTACGACAGCAGCGGCGATTGCGGCCGTTCTGTCAAAACCGTGCCGGTGCCCGAGGAAGATCGTCAGCGTTTCTCTCTCACCGATGCCGAGCTCACCAGCCTGGCCGACCAGGCCTGCAAGATCGAAGCGCATTACGGACGCCCCATGGACATCGAGTGGGCAAAAGACGGTGACAGCGGCGAGCTGTTTATCGTCCAGGCCCGCCCCGAGACCGTGCGCTCGCGCGACCAGGGTACCAGCCTGGAGCGCTTTCACCTTCGCGAGCGTGGGGAAGTGCTGTGTGAAGGGCGTGCCATCGGCCAGCGGATCGGCGCCGGCAAGGTCCGCGTGCTGGATTCCGTAGAAGATATGGCGGCGATGCAGGACGGAGAGGTACTGGTCACCGACATGACCGACCCGGACTGGGAGCCGGTACTGAAAAAAGCCAGCGCCATTGTCACCAACCGTGGCGGCCGGACCTGCCACGCGGCCATCATTGCCCGCGAACTGGGCATTCCCGCCGTGGTGGGCTGTGGTGATGCCACGGACAAGCTTGAGAGCGGTACCCCCGTGACAGTCTCCTGTGCAGAGGGCGATACGGGCTTTGTCATGGCGGGCGAACTGAACTTCGAGCGCGAGGAGACCGAAGTCAGCGATATGCCAGAGCTGCCGTTCAAGATCATGCTCAATGTCGGCAATCCGGATCGCGCCTTTGCTTTCAGCCACTTGCCCAATCAGGGTGTCGGCCTGGCTCGGCTGGAGTTTATTCTGAACCGCATGATCGGCATCCATCCGAAAGCGTTGCTGGAGCTGGATAGCCTGCCCGACGACCTGCAGAAGAGCATCCGCAAGCGTATCGGTGGTTACGCTTCCGCTGACGATTTCATTGTCGAGAAGCTGGTGGAGGGCATTGCGACACTGGCCGCGGCATTCGCGCCCAACCGCGTAATTGTTCGGCTTTCCGACTTCAAGTCCAATGAGTACGCTCACCTGCTGGGCGGCCAGTTGTACGAACCCAGCGAAGAGAACCCGATGCTCGGTTTCCGCGGTGCTGCCCGTTACCGTTCCAAAGACTTCCGCCAGTGCTTCGCGCTGGAGTGCAAGGCATTGAAGAAAGTTCGGGATGAAATGGGACTGACCAACGTTGAGATCATGGTGCCCTTCGTCCGCACCCCGGAAGAAGCCGCAGAGGTCATCGACCTGCTGGCAGAGAATGGTCTCAGGCGTGGTGAGGCCGGACTCAAAGTCATCATGATGTGCGAATTGCCCTCGAATGCACTGCTGGCCGAGGAGTTTCTCCAGCATTTCGATGGCTTTTCGATCGGGTCAAATGACCTGACTCAGCTGACGCTAGGCCTCGATCGCGACTCCGGTCTGGTTGCCGACCTGTTTGACGAGCGCAATCCTGCCGTGAAGGTGCTTCTATCGCGGGCTATTCAGGCCTGCCGCAAGGCTGGCAAGTACGTGGGCATCTGCGGTCAGGGCCCATCAGACCACAAGGACTTCGCCCGCTGGTTGATGGATGAGGGGATCGATAGCGTCTCTCTCAATCCGGATACCGCTGTCGATACCTGGCTGTTCCTCGCCAACGAGGAAGTCTGA
- a CDS encoding pyruvate, water dikinase regulatory protein, whose product MAKDKRTAFFISDGTGLTVEAIGHSLLAQFRDQQVEQVTIPYVDSPEKVELVLKRIEQSAAESGLKPVIITSIVSDKIRQQLHQSSALMLDVFESYLTPLASLFGRDPAQSVNVSHGIADDRRYSERIEAVHFAMDNDDGRRVREFDRADVILVGVSRSGKTPTCLYLALQFGLRAANYPITEEDMDSTTLPKILRPYRHKLFGLTIDPERLMSIRQERRANSRYASLEQCEFEVRQVEQMLRRAQVPYLNATQLSVEELATRLMSQAGIERRIG is encoded by the coding sequence ATGGCGAAAGACAAGCGGACAGCTTTTTTTATCTCGGATGGTACAGGCCTGACGGTGGAGGCCATTGGACACAGCCTGCTTGCCCAGTTCAGGGATCAGCAGGTGGAACAGGTGACCATCCCCTATGTGGACTCTCCTGAGAAGGTGGAGCTGGTCTTGAAACGCATCGAGCAGTCAGCCGCTGAATCCGGCCTGAAGCCGGTGATCATTACCAGTATCGTTTCAGACAAAATCCGCCAACAACTACACCAGAGCTCGGCGCTGATGCTGGATGTCTTTGAGAGCTACCTGACACCTCTGGCGAGCCTTTTCGGCCGTGACCCGGCCCAGAGTGTCAATGTTTCCCACGGGATCGCCGACGATCGCCGCTACAGTGAGCGAATAGAGGCGGTACACTTCGCCATGGATAACGACGATGGTCGGCGGGTGCGCGAGTTTGATCGCGCTGACGTAATCCTCGTCGGCGTTTCACGGTCTGGCAAGACGCCGACGTGCCTTTACCTGGCACTGCAGTTCGGCTTGCGCGCCGCCAACTATCCCATCACCGAAGAGGATATGGACTCCACTACTCTACCCAAGATCCTGCGTCCCTATCGTCACAAGTTGTTCGGTCTCACCATCGACCCCGAGCGCCTGATGAGCATTCGACAGGAGCGGCGGGCGAACAGCCGCTACGCTTCCCTTGAGCAATGCGAGTTCGAAGTTCGGCAAGTAGAGCAGATGCTGCGACGAGCACAGGTGCCCTACCTCAATGCCACCCAGCTCTCAGTGGAGGAACTCGCGACCCGACTCATGTCGCAGGCTGGTATTGAGCGCCGTATCGGTTAA
- the pabB gene encoding aminodeoxychorismate synthase component I — protein MKSLQIVSLPYSLNTPAAFQAIADLPAPVWLDSGRPLARGGRYDIISADPINTLELTADSEAPFAALDDLWCELSQADSDAQLPFCGGVIGYAGYELGMEGNFLPPDLRETPLPAGFFGLYTWALIVDHQLQASHLVFHPASSPVQVADLVARFTAVRWQTEPRAGRFRLLEPFTHELSGAAYQRRVARVLEYIQAGDIYQANFTQRFRAGYEGDLFQAYLALRSRVAGPFSAYLEIPDRGSILSLSPERFISADGAHVQTQPIKGTARRQTDPEKDAQVAAALQRSEKDRAENLMIVDLLRNDLGKCCQRGTVRVPNLFELATFANVHHLVSTITGELPESCTFADLLQASFPGGSITGAPKRRAMEIIRELESSPRGVYCGSIGYLSSCGRADTNIAIRTFSADARRLTCAAGGGIVADSVPAAEHRECLDKVGLLLSTLESLQ, from the coding sequence ATGAAATCGCTACAGATCGTATCCCTGCCCTATTCCCTGAATACGCCGGCGGCTTTTCAGGCCATCGCCGACCTGCCGGCACCCGTATGGCTGGACAGCGGCCGGCCATTGGCGCGCGGGGGCCGCTACGACATCATCAGTGCCGACCCGATCAATACCCTTGAGCTTACCGCCGATTCCGAGGCGCCGTTTGCGGCACTGGATGACCTGTGGTGTGAATTGAGCCAAGCAGATAGCGATGCGCAACTACCTTTCTGCGGTGGGGTGATCGGATACGCAGGGTATGAACTGGGGATGGAGGGTAACTTTCTTCCGCCTGACCTGCGTGAAACACCCCTGCCTGCGGGGTTCTTCGGCCTCTACACCTGGGCCCTGATCGTGGATCACCAGCTACAGGCAAGCCACTTGGTATTTCACCCAGCCTCGTCACCGGTTCAAGTAGCGGATCTGGTGGCACGCTTCACGGCCGTGCGCTGGCAAACCGAGCCCAGAGCCGGACGCTTCCGCCTGCTGGAACCCTTTACGCACGAATTATCTGGCGCTGCGTATCAACGCCGCGTAGCCCGGGTGCTGGAATACATCCAGGCCGGTGACATCTATCAGGCAAACTTTACCCAGCGCTTCCGTGCCGGCTACGAGGGGGACCTGTTCCAGGCGTACCTGGCGCTGCGCAGCCGGGTTGCTGGCCCATTCTCCGCCTATCTGGAGATTCCCGATCGTGGCAGTATCCTGAGCCTCTCACCCGAGCGATTCATCTCTGCGGACGGCGCCCATGTACAGACACAGCCGATCAAGGGCACTGCGCGTCGCCAAACCGATCCCGAAAAGGATGCGCAGGTTGCCGCGGCACTTCAGCGCAGCGAGAAAGATCGGGCGGAAAACCTGATGATTGTGGATCTGCTGCGCAATGATCTGGGTAAATGTTGTCAGCGCGGTACCGTTCGCGTCCCCAACCTGTTTGAACTGGCCACTTTTGCCAATGTTCACCACCTGGTCAGCACGATTACCGGCGAGTTGCCGGAGTCGTGTACCTTTGCCGACCTGTTGCAGGCAAGTTTTCCGGGCGGCTCCATCACTGGTGCCCCCAAGCGCCGGGCGATGGAAATCATCCGCGAACTCGAATCCAGTCCGCGCGGCGTCTATTGCGGCAGTATTGGTTACCTGAGCAGCTGCGGGCGTGCCGATACCAATATTGCCATTCGCACTTTTTCGGCTGATGCCCGAAGACTTACTTGTGCCGCCGGTGGCGGCATCGTTGCGGACTCAGTGCCCGCTGCCGAGCATCGGGAATGCCTCGACAAGGTCGGCCTGCTCCTCTCCACGCTGGAGTCTCTCCAATAG